The Anguilla anguilla isolate fAngAng1 chromosome 4, fAngAng1.pri, whole genome shotgun sequence genome has a window encoding:
- the sap130a gene encoding histone deacetylase complex subunit SAP130a isoform X2: MSAQQFPRPGVPPGLGQALISGGNTTVIPGNHPSTGTEESSSDADHGPRDHPSSTGGPAPFRDDKQETVVVRPYPQVQVHGQPLTLPQHLSIQPGAPVTVSAPPTHLPQGLPLAFTEGTMKGALKTAMPSRLIAPAPASDPGLLAAQPKVPGQVAVTMDAGMPPTSAIPVATISSQQGHASNLHHLMAANVQIIRSSAPALQITSSAAPPHTFTSHLPRGAAAAAVMSSTKGPTVLRPASGPGAGGQPVVQHILQQPIQSRPAVTTSTAVPTVVAPISATRPQSPVITTGVTHSAEVAHGRPGPTIHPQSGAISIQRPPPSRDTATRITLPSHPAIGVQKTQPPHTMAQKPIFSTVTPVAAATVAPIQATNMATSTAATGSSPHTQMTTSNIVTMTMPPHSSHASGVNTSTIPVAKVVPQPITHASQRIHADYPGERGNLIPISAHRSSPNPVTMEARSDSRQSVPMQFQYILPTYPSSPYPLTHTYTPITSSVSGIRQYPVTPQAPSPAIPAQAGVGVASAVHLNPMQLMTVDRIGLQSAQLGAQAMQPAAMGAPGIQQPAPVGAPGLHTGAPIGVQQAPVGSQQPPQPEPKASVVLADGAALVANPLGGGAFAGTQAITSAAQSLAQSSGTATPAPVSSPRPSILRKKPANEGSAVRKSLIPPQPSEVAGCRTDSASRSTSGSPRPAGVKSTADIHMAVAPPATCPVEAPPSQASEVLGTPPPAQHLTQASPALLPMAAPPSQPAASLSSVPAMAAAPPVPASLANVVAQPAPPVAIGAAASIISSIQPEPKVKQEAEPMDTSQPAPSVTRCATPALAPLGGPLGGGGDAILGASPRKKPRKQQHVISTEESEMVEAHSTDEERSCARPLGGGYDKRKTPPKEYIDEEGVRYVPVRPRPPITLLRHYRNPWKAAYHHFQRYSDIRVKEGKKGTLQDVASQKAVACRAQGYKIRLCAAQMLQLMSLEHDVYSRLTSLQEGLIPKKRAGADDDLHRINELIQGNMQRCKLVMDQVTEAREAMMKVLDHKDRVMRLLGENGTKKSSKLKHKERA, from the exons ATGAGCGCACAGCAGTTTCCAAGGCCCGGGGTGCCTCCTGGCTTGGGACAAGCCCTGATATCTGGGGGCAACACTACCGTTATTCCAGGAAATCATCCAAGCACAG GGACGGAAGAGAGTAGCAGTGATGCTGACCACGGTCCTCGGGATCACCCGTCCAGCACTGGTGGTCCGGCACCCTTCCGCGATGACAAGCAGGAGACCGTGGTGGTTCGGCCCTACCCACAGGTCCAGGTCCACGGGCAGCCACTAaccctcccccagcacctgtCAATTCAGCCTGGAGCCCCTGTCACAGtgtcggccccgcccacccacctcccccaggGCCTGCCCCTCGCCTTCACTGAGGGAACCATGAAG GGTGCCCTGAAGACGGCGATGCCCAGCCGCTTGATCGCCCCGGCGCCAGCCTCCGACCCGGGGCTCCTGGCTGCGCAGCCCAAGGTGCCGGGCCAGGTCGCCGTCACCATGGACGCCGGCATGCCGCCCACTTCGGCTATACCGGTGGCGACTATCAGCAGCCAACAG GGCCACGCCAGTAACCTCCACCACCTGATGGCGGCCAACGTGCAGATCATTCGGAGCAGCGCGCCCGCTCTTCAGATAACGTCCTCCGCTGCTCCTCCGCACACCTTCACGTCCCATCTGCCCAGAG GGGCGGCTGCGGCAGCAGTGATGTCCAGCACCAAAGGGCCTACGGTTCTCCGTCCCGCCTCAGGGCCAGGTGCTGGTGGCCAGCCTGTTGTGCAGCACATTCTCCAGCAGCCAATTCAG TCCCGTCCTGCTGTCACCACCTCCACGGCAGTGCCCACCGTGGTGGCCCCAATCTCCGCCACCAGGCCCCAGTCCCCAGTCATCACCACAGGTGTCACGCACTCTGCAGAGGTGGCTCATGG ACGCCCAGGACCGACCATTCACCCCCAGTCAGGCGCCATAAGCATCCAGCGGCCTCCCCCATCCAGGGACACAGCCACGCGCATCACCCTGCCCTCTCATCCCGCCATCGGCGTGCAGAAGACCCAGCCTCCCCACACCATGGCACAG AAGCCCATCTTCAGCACTGTGACTCCTGTGGCCGCAGCTACGGTGGCTCCCATCCAGGCCACCAACATGGCTACATCGACCGCTGCCACGG GCTCTTCGCCTCACACCCAGATGACCACCAGCAATATCGTCACCATGACGATGCCCCCTCATTCCTCCCATGCCTCAGGGGTCAACACCTCCACCATACCCGTGG CTAAAGTGGTCCCGCAGCCCATCACGCACGCCTCCCAGCGCATCCACGCGGACTACCCCGGAGAGAGGGGCAACCTCATCCCCATCTCCGCCCACCGCTCCTCCCCCAACCCCGTCACCATGGAGGCCAGGAGCGACAGCAG GCAATCGGTGCCGATGCAGTTCCAGTACATCCTGCCCACCTACCCTTCCTCTCCTTACCCGCTGACGCACACCTACACGCCCATCACCAGCTCCGTCTCCGGCATACGCCAGTACCCAG TGACCCCCCAGGCTCCCAGCCCGGCCATCCCCGCCCAGGCTGGAGTGGGAGTCGCCAGCGCCGTCCACCTCAACCCCATGCAGCTGATGACCGTGGACCGGATCGGCCTGCAGTCTGCGCAGCTGGGCGCGCAGGCCATGCAGCCGGCCGCCATGGGCGCCCCGGGCATCCAGCAGCCGGCGCCCGTCGGAGCCCCGGGGCTCCACACCGGCGCACCAATCGGCGTGCAGCAAGCGCCCGTCGGCTCTCAGCAGCCGCCTCAGCCCGAGCCCAAGGCTTCAG TGGTTCTGGCGGACGGCGCCGCCCTTGTGGCCAACCCCCTCGGCGGCGGCGCCTTCGCGGGCACGCAGGCCATCACCTCGGCTGCGCAGTCGCTGGCGCAGAGCAGCGGCACCGCCACGCCGGCGCCCGTGTCCTCGCCCAGGCCCAGCATTCTCCGCAAGAAGCCCGCCAACGAGGG ATCTGCCGTTCGGAAATCCTTGATCCCGCCTCAGCCAAGCGAGGTCGCTGGCTGCAGAACGGACAGCGCCTCAAGAAGCACGTCAGGGTCCCCACGGCCTGCTGG TGTGAAATCCACAGCTGACATCCACATGGCCGTCGCTCCCCCGGCGACGTGTCCTGTGGAGGCCCCGCCCAGTCAGGCCAGCGAGGTGCTGGGCACGCCCCCTCCTGCCCAGCACCTGACTCAGGCCAGCCCCGCCCTCTTGCCGATGGCcgcacccccctcccagcccgCTGCTTCGCTGTCCTCCGTCCCGGCCATGGCGGCCGCCCCTCCCGTCCCCGCCTCTTTGGCCAATGTCGTGGCCCAGCCCGCCCCGCCTGTAGCCATCGGTGCAGCAGCTTCTATCATCAGCTCCATCCAACCAGAGCCCAAGGTCAAACAGGAGGCGGAGCCTATGGACACCTCACAACCAG CTCCCTCCGTTACCCGCTGCGCGacccccgccctcgcccccctGGGCGGCCCTctgggcggcggcggggacGCCATCCTCGGCGCCTCCCCCAGGAAGAAGCCCCGCAAGCAGCAGCACGTGATCTCCACCGAGGAGAGCGAGATGGTGGAGGCCCACAGCACCGACGAGGAGCGGTCCTGCGCCCGCCCCCTGGGCGGCGGCTACGACAAGCGCAAGACCCCGCCCAAGGAGTACATCG ACGAGGAGGGCGTGCGCTACGTGCCGGTGCGCCCGCGTCCCCCCATCACCCTCCTCCGGCACTACCGCAACCCCTGGAAGGCCGCCTACCACCACTTCCAGAGATACAGCGACatcagggtcaaag AGGGGAAGAAGGGCACGCTGCAGGACGTGGCCAGTCAGAAGGCGGTGGCCTGTCGAGCGCAGGGCTACAAGATCCGCCTGTGCGCCGCGCAGATGCTGCAGCTG ATGAGCCTGGAGCACGACGTGTACAGCCGACTCACCAGCCTCCAGGAGGGCCTCATCCCAAAGAAAAGGGCGGGGGCGGACGACGACCTGCACCGCATCAACGAGCTCATCCAG GGAAACATGCAGCGCTGTAAGCTGGTGATGGACCAGGTCACGGAGGCCCGCGAAGCAATGATGAAGGTGCTGGACCACAAGGACCGGGTCATGAGGCTGCTGGGCGAGAACGGAACCAAGAAGAGCTCCAAGCTGAAACACAAGGAGAGGGCGTAG
- the sap130a gene encoding histone deacetylase complex subunit SAP130a isoform X1, with the protein MSAQQFPRPGVPPGLGQALISGGNTTVIPGNHPSTAGTEESSSDADHGPRDHPSSTGGPAPFRDDKQETVVVRPYPQVQVHGQPLTLPQHLSIQPGAPVTVSAPPTHLPQGLPLAFTEGTMKGALKTAMPSRLIAPAPASDPGLLAAQPKVPGQVAVTMDAGMPPTSAIPVATISSQQGHASNLHHLMAANVQIIRSSAPALQITSSAAPPHTFTSHLPRGAAAAAVMSSTKGPTVLRPASGPGAGGQPVVQHILQQPIQSRPAVTTSTAVPTVVAPISATRPQSPVITTGVTHSAEVAHGRPGPTIHPQSGAISIQRPPPSRDTATRITLPSHPAIGVQKTQPPHTMAQKPIFSTVTPVAAATVAPIQATNMATSTAATGSSPHTQMTTSNIVTMTMPPHSSHASGVNTSTIPVAKVVPQPITHASQRIHADYPGERGNLIPISAHRSSPNPVTMEARSDSRQSVPMQFQYILPTYPSSPYPLTHTYTPITSSVSGIRQYPVTPQAPSPAIPAQAGVGVASAVHLNPMQLMTVDRIGLQSAQLGAQAMQPAAMGAPGIQQPAPVGAPGLHTGAPIGVQQAPVGSQQPPQPEPKASVVLADGAALVANPLGGGAFAGTQAITSAAQSLAQSSGTATPAPVSSPRPSILRKKPANEGSAVRKSLIPPQPSEVAGCRTDSASRSTSGSPRPAGVKSTADIHMAVAPPATCPVEAPPSQASEVLGTPPPAQHLTQASPALLPMAAPPSQPAASLSSVPAMAAAPPVPASLANVVAQPAPPVAIGAAASIISSIQPEPKVKQEAEPMDTSQPAPSVTRCATPALAPLGGPLGGGGDAILGASPRKKPRKQQHVISTEESEMVEAHSTDEERSCARPLGGGYDKRKTPPKEYIDEEGVRYVPVRPRPPITLLRHYRNPWKAAYHHFQRYSDIRVKEGKKGTLQDVASQKAVACRAQGYKIRLCAAQMLQLMSLEHDVYSRLTSLQEGLIPKKRAGADDDLHRINELIQGNMQRCKLVMDQVTEAREAMMKVLDHKDRVMRLLGENGTKKSSKLKHKERA; encoded by the exons ATGAGCGCACAGCAGTTTCCAAGGCCCGGGGTGCCTCCTGGCTTGGGACAAGCCCTGATATCTGGGGGCAACACTACCGTTATTCCAGGAAATCATCCAAGCACAG CAGGGACGGAAGAGAGTAGCAGTGATGCTGACCACGGTCCTCGGGATCACCCGTCCAGCACTGGTGGTCCGGCACCCTTCCGCGATGACAAGCAGGAGACCGTGGTGGTTCGGCCCTACCCACAGGTCCAGGTCCACGGGCAGCCACTAaccctcccccagcacctgtCAATTCAGCCTGGAGCCCCTGTCACAGtgtcggccccgcccacccacctcccccaggGCCTGCCCCTCGCCTTCACTGAGGGAACCATGAAG GGTGCCCTGAAGACGGCGATGCCCAGCCGCTTGATCGCCCCGGCGCCAGCCTCCGACCCGGGGCTCCTGGCTGCGCAGCCCAAGGTGCCGGGCCAGGTCGCCGTCACCATGGACGCCGGCATGCCGCCCACTTCGGCTATACCGGTGGCGACTATCAGCAGCCAACAG GGCCACGCCAGTAACCTCCACCACCTGATGGCGGCCAACGTGCAGATCATTCGGAGCAGCGCGCCCGCTCTTCAGATAACGTCCTCCGCTGCTCCTCCGCACACCTTCACGTCCCATCTGCCCAGAG GGGCGGCTGCGGCAGCAGTGATGTCCAGCACCAAAGGGCCTACGGTTCTCCGTCCCGCCTCAGGGCCAGGTGCTGGTGGCCAGCCTGTTGTGCAGCACATTCTCCAGCAGCCAATTCAG TCCCGTCCTGCTGTCACCACCTCCACGGCAGTGCCCACCGTGGTGGCCCCAATCTCCGCCACCAGGCCCCAGTCCCCAGTCATCACCACAGGTGTCACGCACTCTGCAGAGGTGGCTCATGG ACGCCCAGGACCGACCATTCACCCCCAGTCAGGCGCCATAAGCATCCAGCGGCCTCCCCCATCCAGGGACACAGCCACGCGCATCACCCTGCCCTCTCATCCCGCCATCGGCGTGCAGAAGACCCAGCCTCCCCACACCATGGCACAG AAGCCCATCTTCAGCACTGTGACTCCTGTGGCCGCAGCTACGGTGGCTCCCATCCAGGCCACCAACATGGCTACATCGACCGCTGCCACGG GCTCTTCGCCTCACACCCAGATGACCACCAGCAATATCGTCACCATGACGATGCCCCCTCATTCCTCCCATGCCTCAGGGGTCAACACCTCCACCATACCCGTGG CTAAAGTGGTCCCGCAGCCCATCACGCACGCCTCCCAGCGCATCCACGCGGACTACCCCGGAGAGAGGGGCAACCTCATCCCCATCTCCGCCCACCGCTCCTCCCCCAACCCCGTCACCATGGAGGCCAGGAGCGACAGCAG GCAATCGGTGCCGATGCAGTTCCAGTACATCCTGCCCACCTACCCTTCCTCTCCTTACCCGCTGACGCACACCTACACGCCCATCACCAGCTCCGTCTCCGGCATACGCCAGTACCCAG TGACCCCCCAGGCTCCCAGCCCGGCCATCCCCGCCCAGGCTGGAGTGGGAGTCGCCAGCGCCGTCCACCTCAACCCCATGCAGCTGATGACCGTGGACCGGATCGGCCTGCAGTCTGCGCAGCTGGGCGCGCAGGCCATGCAGCCGGCCGCCATGGGCGCCCCGGGCATCCAGCAGCCGGCGCCCGTCGGAGCCCCGGGGCTCCACACCGGCGCACCAATCGGCGTGCAGCAAGCGCCCGTCGGCTCTCAGCAGCCGCCTCAGCCCGAGCCCAAGGCTTCAG TGGTTCTGGCGGACGGCGCCGCCCTTGTGGCCAACCCCCTCGGCGGCGGCGCCTTCGCGGGCACGCAGGCCATCACCTCGGCTGCGCAGTCGCTGGCGCAGAGCAGCGGCACCGCCACGCCGGCGCCCGTGTCCTCGCCCAGGCCCAGCATTCTCCGCAAGAAGCCCGCCAACGAGGG ATCTGCCGTTCGGAAATCCTTGATCCCGCCTCAGCCAAGCGAGGTCGCTGGCTGCAGAACGGACAGCGCCTCAAGAAGCACGTCAGGGTCCCCACGGCCTGCTGG TGTGAAATCCACAGCTGACATCCACATGGCCGTCGCTCCCCCGGCGACGTGTCCTGTGGAGGCCCCGCCCAGTCAGGCCAGCGAGGTGCTGGGCACGCCCCCTCCTGCCCAGCACCTGACTCAGGCCAGCCCCGCCCTCTTGCCGATGGCcgcacccccctcccagcccgCTGCTTCGCTGTCCTCCGTCCCGGCCATGGCGGCCGCCCCTCCCGTCCCCGCCTCTTTGGCCAATGTCGTGGCCCAGCCCGCCCCGCCTGTAGCCATCGGTGCAGCAGCTTCTATCATCAGCTCCATCCAACCAGAGCCCAAGGTCAAACAGGAGGCGGAGCCTATGGACACCTCACAACCAG CTCCCTCCGTTACCCGCTGCGCGacccccgccctcgcccccctGGGCGGCCCTctgggcggcggcggggacGCCATCCTCGGCGCCTCCCCCAGGAAGAAGCCCCGCAAGCAGCAGCACGTGATCTCCACCGAGGAGAGCGAGATGGTGGAGGCCCACAGCACCGACGAGGAGCGGTCCTGCGCCCGCCCCCTGGGCGGCGGCTACGACAAGCGCAAGACCCCGCCCAAGGAGTACATCG ACGAGGAGGGCGTGCGCTACGTGCCGGTGCGCCCGCGTCCCCCCATCACCCTCCTCCGGCACTACCGCAACCCCTGGAAGGCCGCCTACCACCACTTCCAGAGATACAGCGACatcagggtcaaag AGGGGAAGAAGGGCACGCTGCAGGACGTGGCCAGTCAGAAGGCGGTGGCCTGTCGAGCGCAGGGCTACAAGATCCGCCTGTGCGCCGCGCAGATGCTGCAGCTG ATGAGCCTGGAGCACGACGTGTACAGCCGACTCACCAGCCTCCAGGAGGGCCTCATCCCAAAGAAAAGGGCGGGGGCGGACGACGACCTGCACCGCATCAACGAGCTCATCCAG GGAAACATGCAGCGCTGTAAGCTGGTGATGGACCAGGTCACGGAGGCCCGCGAAGCAATGATGAAGGTGCTGGACCACAAGGACCGGGTCATGAGGCTGCTGGGCGAGAACGGAACCAAGAAGAGCTCCAAGCTGAAACACAAGGAGAGGGCGTAG
- the sap130a gene encoding histone deacetylase complex subunit SAP130a isoform X3 — MSAQQFPRPGVPPGLGQALISGGNTTVIPGNHPSTAGTEESSSDADHGPRDHPSSTGGPAPFRDDKQETVVVRPYPQVQVHGQPLTLPQHLSIQPGAPVTVSAPPTHLPQGLPLAFTEGTMKGALKTAMPSRLIAPAPASDPGLLAAQPKVPGQVAVTMDAGMPPTSAIPVATISSQQGNLHHLMAANVQIIRSSAPALQITSSAAPPHTFTSHLPRGAAAAAVMSSTKGPTVLRPASGPGAGGQPVVQHILQQPIQSRPAVTTSTAVPTVVAPISATRPQSPVITTGVTHSAEVAHGRPGPTIHPQSGAISIQRPPPSRDTATRITLPSHPAIGVQKTQPPHTMAQKPIFSTVTPVAAATVAPIQATNMATSTAATGSSPHTQMTTSNIVTMTMPPHSSHASGVNTSTIPVAKVVPQPITHASQRIHADYPGERGNLIPISAHRSSPNPVTMEARSDSRQSVPMQFQYILPTYPSSPYPLTHTYTPITSSVSGIRQYPVTPQAPSPAIPAQAGVGVASAVHLNPMQLMTVDRIGLQSAQLGAQAMQPAAMGAPGIQQPAPVGAPGLHTGAPIGVQQAPVGSQQPPQPEPKASVVLADGAALVANPLGGGAFAGTQAITSAAQSLAQSSGTATPAPVSSPRPSILRKKPANEGSAVRKSLIPPQPSEVAGCRTDSASRSTSGSPRPAGVKSTADIHMAVAPPATCPVEAPPSQASEVLGTPPPAQHLTQASPALLPMAAPPSQPAASLSSVPAMAAAPPVPASLANVVAQPAPPVAIGAAASIISSIQPEPKVKQEAEPMDTSQPAPSVTRCATPALAPLGGPLGGGGDAILGASPRKKPRKQQHVISTEESEMVEAHSTDEERSCARPLGGGYDKRKTPPKEYIDEEGVRYVPVRPRPPITLLRHYRNPWKAAYHHFQRYSDIRVKEGKKGTLQDVASQKAVACRAQGYKIRLCAAQMLQLMSLEHDVYSRLTSLQEGLIPKKRAGADDDLHRINELIQGNMQRCKLVMDQVTEAREAMMKVLDHKDRVMRLLGENGTKKSSKLKHKERA; from the exons ATGAGCGCACAGCAGTTTCCAAGGCCCGGGGTGCCTCCTGGCTTGGGACAAGCCCTGATATCTGGGGGCAACACTACCGTTATTCCAGGAAATCATCCAAGCACAG CAGGGACGGAAGAGAGTAGCAGTGATGCTGACCACGGTCCTCGGGATCACCCGTCCAGCACTGGTGGTCCGGCACCCTTCCGCGATGACAAGCAGGAGACCGTGGTGGTTCGGCCCTACCCACAGGTCCAGGTCCACGGGCAGCCACTAaccctcccccagcacctgtCAATTCAGCCTGGAGCCCCTGTCACAGtgtcggccccgcccacccacctcccccaggGCCTGCCCCTCGCCTTCACTGAGGGAACCATGAAG GGTGCCCTGAAGACGGCGATGCCCAGCCGCTTGATCGCCCCGGCGCCAGCCTCCGACCCGGGGCTCCTGGCTGCGCAGCCCAAGGTGCCGGGCCAGGTCGCCGTCACCATGGACGCCGGCATGCCGCCCACTTCGGCTATACCGGTGGCGACTATCAGCAGCCAACAGG GTAACCTCCACCACCTGATGGCGGCCAACGTGCAGATCATTCGGAGCAGCGCGCCCGCTCTTCAGATAACGTCCTCCGCTGCTCCTCCGCACACCTTCACGTCCCATCTGCCCAGAG GGGCGGCTGCGGCAGCAGTGATGTCCAGCACCAAAGGGCCTACGGTTCTCCGTCCCGCCTCAGGGCCAGGTGCTGGTGGCCAGCCTGTTGTGCAGCACATTCTCCAGCAGCCAATTCAG TCCCGTCCTGCTGTCACCACCTCCACGGCAGTGCCCACCGTGGTGGCCCCAATCTCCGCCACCAGGCCCCAGTCCCCAGTCATCACCACAGGTGTCACGCACTCTGCAGAGGTGGCTCATGG ACGCCCAGGACCGACCATTCACCCCCAGTCAGGCGCCATAAGCATCCAGCGGCCTCCCCCATCCAGGGACACAGCCACGCGCATCACCCTGCCCTCTCATCCCGCCATCGGCGTGCAGAAGACCCAGCCTCCCCACACCATGGCACAG AAGCCCATCTTCAGCACTGTGACTCCTGTGGCCGCAGCTACGGTGGCTCCCATCCAGGCCACCAACATGGCTACATCGACCGCTGCCACGG GCTCTTCGCCTCACACCCAGATGACCACCAGCAATATCGTCACCATGACGATGCCCCCTCATTCCTCCCATGCCTCAGGGGTCAACACCTCCACCATACCCGTGG CTAAAGTGGTCCCGCAGCCCATCACGCACGCCTCCCAGCGCATCCACGCGGACTACCCCGGAGAGAGGGGCAACCTCATCCCCATCTCCGCCCACCGCTCCTCCCCCAACCCCGTCACCATGGAGGCCAGGAGCGACAGCAG GCAATCGGTGCCGATGCAGTTCCAGTACATCCTGCCCACCTACCCTTCCTCTCCTTACCCGCTGACGCACACCTACACGCCCATCACCAGCTCCGTCTCCGGCATACGCCAGTACCCAG TGACCCCCCAGGCTCCCAGCCCGGCCATCCCCGCCCAGGCTGGAGTGGGAGTCGCCAGCGCCGTCCACCTCAACCCCATGCAGCTGATGACCGTGGACCGGATCGGCCTGCAGTCTGCGCAGCTGGGCGCGCAGGCCATGCAGCCGGCCGCCATGGGCGCCCCGGGCATCCAGCAGCCGGCGCCCGTCGGAGCCCCGGGGCTCCACACCGGCGCACCAATCGGCGTGCAGCAAGCGCCCGTCGGCTCTCAGCAGCCGCCTCAGCCCGAGCCCAAGGCTTCAG TGGTTCTGGCGGACGGCGCCGCCCTTGTGGCCAACCCCCTCGGCGGCGGCGCCTTCGCGGGCACGCAGGCCATCACCTCGGCTGCGCAGTCGCTGGCGCAGAGCAGCGGCACCGCCACGCCGGCGCCCGTGTCCTCGCCCAGGCCCAGCATTCTCCGCAAGAAGCCCGCCAACGAGGG ATCTGCCGTTCGGAAATCCTTGATCCCGCCTCAGCCAAGCGAGGTCGCTGGCTGCAGAACGGACAGCGCCTCAAGAAGCACGTCAGGGTCCCCACGGCCTGCTGG TGTGAAATCCACAGCTGACATCCACATGGCCGTCGCTCCCCCGGCGACGTGTCCTGTGGAGGCCCCGCCCAGTCAGGCCAGCGAGGTGCTGGGCACGCCCCCTCCTGCCCAGCACCTGACTCAGGCCAGCCCCGCCCTCTTGCCGATGGCcgcacccccctcccagcccgCTGCTTCGCTGTCCTCCGTCCCGGCCATGGCGGCCGCCCCTCCCGTCCCCGCCTCTTTGGCCAATGTCGTGGCCCAGCCCGCCCCGCCTGTAGCCATCGGTGCAGCAGCTTCTATCATCAGCTCCATCCAACCAGAGCCCAAGGTCAAACAGGAGGCGGAGCCTATGGACACCTCACAACCAG CTCCCTCCGTTACCCGCTGCGCGacccccgccctcgcccccctGGGCGGCCCTctgggcggcggcggggacGCCATCCTCGGCGCCTCCCCCAGGAAGAAGCCCCGCAAGCAGCAGCACGTGATCTCCACCGAGGAGAGCGAGATGGTGGAGGCCCACAGCACCGACGAGGAGCGGTCCTGCGCCCGCCCCCTGGGCGGCGGCTACGACAAGCGCAAGACCCCGCCCAAGGAGTACATCG ACGAGGAGGGCGTGCGCTACGTGCCGGTGCGCCCGCGTCCCCCCATCACCCTCCTCCGGCACTACCGCAACCCCTGGAAGGCCGCCTACCACCACTTCCAGAGATACAGCGACatcagggtcaaag AGGGGAAGAAGGGCACGCTGCAGGACGTGGCCAGTCAGAAGGCGGTGGCCTGTCGAGCGCAGGGCTACAAGATCCGCCTGTGCGCCGCGCAGATGCTGCAGCTG ATGAGCCTGGAGCACGACGTGTACAGCCGACTCACCAGCCTCCAGGAGGGCCTCATCCCAAAGAAAAGGGCGGGGGCGGACGACGACCTGCACCGCATCAACGAGCTCATCCAG GGAAACATGCAGCGCTGTAAGCTGGTGATGGACCAGGTCACGGAGGCCCGCGAAGCAATGATGAAGGTGCTGGACCACAAGGACCGGGTCATGAGGCTGCTGGGCGAGAACGGAACCAAGAAGAGCTCCAAGCTGAAACACAAGGAGAGGGCGTAG